AATTTTGTCATATGGTctgcaatttaaaataaaaaccatCTACTTTACTACATAGCAGCCCGATTTTTTCTATCAGTCCTTAAAATCGCAATATCAGATCAGGTAAAACATACTTCGGTACCGATGTATTGACGATAGTTTATAGTCATATACAAGTAAAGATACTGAAATGACAGATAAATTATAAAACTACTTTGTGCAGGATATGAGTTTTGGGGTAATAGTGGATAATTTCGTTTCGGTTTTGGTGTCCATTAATTTAAGCATTGCTTCCTTGTTTTATTCAACTCTCTCTTTATTAAATCTTAGCACTTTCAGGTCTTCAACCGGTGCAACTTTCGTGTCCATTATTTTAGATCATTATTTCGATGTCTTTACGATCTTGTTTTTGCATACCGCAGAATGTAGGTTGTTCCCGTTCGACAGTATCTCAAATACCAACAAGTCATACTTCGACAAATGGTGGTGGTGGGTAATTAAATAGCTTATATTGTTCCCAGTAAAACTCGTAAAGAGCGTGGAGTTTTTTCACTGGCAACTTCCTCAAATATTCTTTGTATTTAAATTTCCATTTGTGCACGCGAGTATCCGTTTTATTATCCCGGTGTCCTGTAAATGGAAAAAGTCATAGTAACGGCGGTGCAGAGCAAATAAATAGCCTACTCACTTCAAACTATTGATTATTTACCACGAATGTACTTTGTAACTAGTAGTAAAAATGTTTACTATTGTTAGTTTTGGATTGTTCCATTCCATAGGCTATTTATCGAGTCTTCAAACGGGTTTTGTGATTTTCTCATAAAACGTTTTTATATGAATGTATGTAGTACCGCCTGATGCAATTTCAACATGACGGTGACGCAACAATTGAGATTTCAGCGTTCGGTCATATACTTTTCTCTCACTCGGACAGATTTCCAATTCAAATCAGAATTTCAGCGACCATTTTGTATTCGAAGGAATTTCAGTTTAGGGGCGGTAACCACGGTggttgctcaaatatatgaaaaacaaaGCCCTTGACTATTGACTATTGACAATCGCTTTCGTTCATAACAATCGCTTTCGTTCATTATATTTGAATTCTCAAAACTATAACGCAATATTTGATGAATTCACCCAATCTTTTGTTGGTCTAATCAATAATCACGCCCCATTTCGACCCTTGTCGCGCCGTAAAAAAAGAATAAAGCTAAAGCCATGGATTACGAAAGGAATACTCAATAGTATTCGCATAAGAAATAAGATGTTCAAGTCACATTATCTAAATGGCAATAGTTCCCAATGctcttattttaaaaagtatcgCAACGTACTGAAACACACTATTGATAATGCTAAACAAATCTATTATCAAAACCGTATTGCTTTCTATAAAGGAAACCCGAAATCAACATGGCGAATTGTTAATGAAATTGCATccacaaaaaataaatctagGCAAAATATTGATGTAATTCATCTAGAAAATGGCATTACTATAAATGATAATCATTTGATCGCGCAAGAATTTAATAAGTATTTTTCTACTGTTGGTTCCGCTCTTTCTGAAAAGTTCGGTAATGACATGGATGGCTTCAAAATTTACCTTGGCAAACGAGTAAACCAATCCATATTCTTGAGTCCAGCAACGATGAACGAACTAACTATAGAATTAGCTACCCTGCGGGTCGGGAAGGCAATTGGGGCAGACGGCATTCCCAGTCGCTTTCTCAGATATGTTGCAGATATATTATCACCATGTCTGACAGAGTTCTTTAACAGCTCGCTTCGATTAGGCATTTTCCCATCTTCATTGAAAATCGCCAGAGTCATTCCGATCTTTAAATCTGGTAATACAAAACATGTATCAAATTATAGACCCATATCTATTCTATCTGCTATTAACAAGGTATTCGAACGCTTAATTAATAGGAGGCTAATGGATTTTTTCACAAAACATAGTGTACTTAATAAATCACAGTTTGGTTTTCAAGCCAAACATTCCACTTCGCATGCAATTCTAGACACTATATCCCATATATACGATAAATTAGAGAAAAAAGAATATATTAGTGCAACTTTCTTAGATCTTAAGAAAGCTTTTGACACTGTTAATCACCAAATCTTAGTCTATAAGCTGTGGCATTATGGAATTAGAGGAGTAGCGAGCCAACTCCTGGCAAATTACCTGACAAATAGAACACAATTTGTTCAAATGGGTTCATACTGTTCCCCCACCTTACATGTGACTCATGGAGTGCCACAAGGATCATGCTTGGCCCCGACATTATTCCTTATTTTCATCAACGATCTTGCACA
The sequence above is a segment of the Styela clava chromosome 7, kaStyClav1.hap1.2, whole genome shotgun sequence genome. Coding sequences within it:
- the LOC144425194 gene encoding uncharacterized protein LOC144425194 — protein: MSGPSMILVALHESHVRWGNSMNPFEQIVFYLSDLKIGMTLAIFNEDGKMPNRSELLKNSVRHGDNISATYLRKRLGMPSAPIAFPTRRVANSIVSSFIVAGLKNMDWFTRLPR